CACTCTGTCAGAGATACGCGAGTATTCATGTGCATAGTTCATATCATAAAGCGCTTCTTTAATTCGAATCGCCTGCTGCTCAGCGGCATCGCTGTCAGTGTCACTGAGGATAAGCACAAACTCTTCACCACCGTAGCGGCCTACATACTCTCCAGCCCTTACAAACAGTACCTTCAAAGTATTGGCAAGGCCCTGTAAACACTTATCCCCTTGAATATGGCCGTAATTATCATTGTAAGGCTTAAAGAAGTCTACATCGAGAAGGATGACAGTCATGGATATATTACGTCTTCCATGCCACGCTATGCTCTCCTCAAGCTTAGTATCCATATATCGACGGTTATATAACTTGGTGAGGCCATCTTCGTTGGCTTGTTGTTGCAGAAGTATATTAAGTTCTTCGAGCTTGGCAGTACTTTGCTTTAATTCTCGCCTCATGTGCGCGATACGCTGCATGGCTATCAACTTTGAGTTAAGCACTACCTTGTTTACTGGTTTGATCAAATAATCATCCCCACCAGCATCAATGGCTTTAGCGATCATTTCAGGCTCTTCATGACCACTCAGAAAGATAATAGGTACCCATTCAGGGAAACGCTCACGGACCTCGTTAGCGACTTCAAATCCGTCCATATCAGGCATACTTATATCAAGTAATACAAGCTCAGGATCAAAACCAGAATAAACGTTTAGGGCTTCTTTACCACTACCGACAGCTTCAACAATATGACCCAGTTGCTTGAGTCGAATAGCAAGTTGCATTCTGTCTAGCTGAACATCATCAACTAGCAATATGCGCATCGAAGATCCCTTTTCTATCATCACATCACCTTTATCTAGTGTTGAATATTCAAAGTAGCTCATTTTTGGGCTTAAATCATGCC
The window above is part of the Vibrio chagasii genome. Proteins encoded here:
- a CDS encoding diguanylate cyclase, which produces MIEKGSSMRILLVDDVQLDRMQLAIRLKQLGHIVEAVGSGKEALNVYSGFDPELVLLDISMPDMDGFEVANEVRERFPEWVPIIFLSGHEEPEMIAKAIDAGGDDYLIKPVNKVVLNSKLIAMQRIAHMRRELKQSTAKLEELNILLQQQANEDGLTKLYNRRYMDTKLEESIAWHGRRNISMTVILLDVDFFKPYNDNYGHIQGDKCLQGLANTLKVLFVRAGEYVGRYGGEEFVLILSDTDSDAAEQQAIRIKEALYDMNYAHEYSRISDRVTASQGVLSFVPSGDESLASIYEKVDQALYQAKQSGRNTYIQRNILEHSR